One region of Polyodon spathula isolate WHYD16114869_AA chromosome 25, ASM1765450v1, whole genome shotgun sequence genomic DNA includes:
- the LOC121299970 gene encoding phosphatidylinositol 4-phosphate 3-kinase C2 domain-containing subunit beta-like — translation MSAAQTQSDGDQHWGCGELGLSPRELVLAEALQMEYDALSRLKQDQTPPGRSVGQVGKLPLSVPSISTQTHGANKKLNKTTGGGSVALLKGLSGSDPDLNLHPRIQESLSNPSRVNLQPWDTSKEPIYILDRPFKDGGSSLLLPKDMTSRDTPPAVPPRLILPDLVVPSVPARRSSTPRDINLFAPETEQPKLCSREEDQLWDYQELNEALSQLNGDFPRSRRRRSGETPGKPVARSKTLPPQIPPRTYQPVRRNNKDNRRISADPVTLRSRVPGFGCELFQVSEERDEEVAAFCHMLDVLRSAYSYTDCSKNPGFVWSPAVARDDQQYGHGASMKVTVVSDHHREPLTFTCDGSSTVDLLIYQTLCYAHDNLDCFDVDNFILKPCGLEEFLQNNQTLGSHEYIQQCRKFDWEIRLSLTERSAVCRELARREEDDKTLSTMNHNILLQERPIKQTVTREALMLLLDTFHTEGECFLLAEADFPPRVERLVQSVKALCNSLAAVETPDITNALSLLPACPCRLQPRVQKDVAVLAQRANRERVVESLTASILDLVQLYCATFNANFYTAVQSSRLTAPTQEAGLISSPLSFNIYAAHRIPVTWAASYEGFHLSCSLSHGGVELCSPQYTSKQVVSKYLFHLVVWDQRICFPVQINRLPRETQLTVTLYAMPLPPPGGAEEKNKQRRSAEALGWVTMPLFNFRHVLACGRKLLGLWPSTPESRNTRSSTPNFSQPDSVILQVDFPSSSFEVRFTTPQPAEFSPQYEFSRLDRDSQRQLQDVLHKKSLFWLTQEDRKLLWEKRYFCHAESGCLPLVLASASSWEWACLPDIYALLKQWACMNHLDSLGLLHATFPDQELRRTAVQWMDSISDPELLDFLPQLVQALKYECYLDSPLVRFLLRRAIGDIRIAHYLFWLLKDALQDSQFSVRYQYLLAALLCCSGRGLRDEFDRQCWFVGILAKVAQRVREASPSSRQVILREGLDEVGQFFTVNSTCRLPLNPSLLVKGINIPACSYFNSNAVPLKLSFLNVDPLGDNINVIFKSGDDLRQDMLTLQMIRIMNKIWVQEGLDMRMVIFRCFSTGRGRGMVEMIPNAETLRKIQVEHGVTGSFKDRPLADWLQKHNPNEDEYEKAVENFIYSCAGCCVATYILGICDRHNDNIMLKTSGHMFHIDFGKFLGHAQMFGNIKRDRAPFVFTSDMAYVINGGDKPSSRFHDFVDLCCEAYNLIRKHTHLFLNLLGLMLSCGIPELSDLQDLKYVYDALRPHESEADATMLIESSLGSVATKLNFFIHNLAQMKFASAEEQPVLSFAPRVHSLKSDGLIHNLYVCRYQRTYSPSKGYTYVVKVERDGQQEAAFVQRGFEEFHELHSKLRLLFPSSKLPSFPSRFVIGRSRGEAMAERRKEELNGYVWHLMHAAPEVAQCDLVYTFFHPLPRDDRQGTVVNALLPKPAEVLWTPPAGRVVGEVKLSISYKNDKLFIMVMHIRGLQPLQDGTDPDPYVKLYLLPDPQKTSKRKTKGGRRTCNPTYNEMLVYDGIPRGDLQQRVIHLRVLSEGAFWENTLLGETFIALRDLDPSNRKVGWYQLGTVGHDTVR, via the exons ATGtcagcagcacagacacagagcgATGGCGATCAGCACTGGGGCTGTGGGGAGTTGGGGCTGAGCCCCCGTGAGCTTGTTCTAGCTGAGGCCCTGCAGATGGAGTATGATGCCCTGTCCAGGCTGAAACAGGACCAGACTCCCCCTGGAAGGAGTGTGGGGCAAGTGGGCAAGCTACCCTTGTCGGTGCCCTCCAtctccacacagacacacgggGCTAACAAGAAACTCAACAAAACCACAGGAGGAGGAAGTGTGGCCCTGCTGAAGGGGCTCTCGGGATCGGATCCCGATCTGAACCTGCACCCCCGAATCCAGGAGAGTCTCTCCAACCCTTCGAGAGTCAATCTCCAGCCCTGGGACACGTCAAAGGAGCCCATCTATATCCTCGACCGGCCTTTTAAAGACGGGGGCTCGTCTCTGCTACTCCCCAAAGACATGACCTCCCGTGACACCCCACCGGCCGTTCCCCCACGCCTTATCCTCCCGGACCTCGTGGTTCCCTCAGTCCCAGCCAGGCGGAGTTCCACTCCCCGGGACATCAACCTCTTCGCCCCTGAGACTGAGCAGCCCAAGCTGTGCTCTAGAGAGGAGGACCAGCTTTGGGACTATCAGGAGCTCAATGAGGCCCTTTCCCAGCTTAATGGGGACTTCCCtcgcagcaggaggaggaggagtggggaGACTCCCGGGAAACCAGTCGCCCGCAGCAAGACCCTCCCCCCGCAGATACCCCCCCGCACTTACCAGCCCGTCCGCCGCAACAACAAGGACAACCGGAGGATCTCTGCAGACCCA GTGACGCTGCGTTCAAGGGTGCCTGGCTTTGGCTGTGAGCTGTTCCAGGTGTCCGAGGAGAGAGACGAGGAGGTGGCGGCTTTCTGTCACATGCTGGATGT GCTGCGCTCGGCTTATTCCTACACTGACTGCAGCAAGAACCCGGGCTTCGTGTGGAGTCCAGCCGTGGCCAGAGATGACCAACAGTACGGTCATGGCGCGAGCATGAAGGTGACCGTCGTGAGTGACCACCACAGAGAGCCCCTGACCTTCACCTGCGATG gcTCATCCACTGTGGACCTGCTTATTTACCAGACTCTGTGCTATGCACATGATAACCTTGACTGCTTTGATGTAGACAATTTCATTCTCAAACCTTGCGGACTGGAGGAGTTCCTGCAGAA TAACCAGACGCTGGGCAGTCACGAGTATATCCAACAATGCCGCAAGTTTGACTGGGAAATCCGGCTAAGCCTGACAGAGAGGAGTGCTGTGTGCAGGGAGCTCGCCAGGAGG GAAGAAGATGACAAAACTCTGTCCACAATGAATCACAACATTCTGCTACAGGAGAGACCAATCAAGCAAACTGTAACCAG GGAGGCCTTGATGCTGCTGCTTGACACCTTCCACACTGAGGGAGAGTGCTTCCTGCTGGCTGAG GCAGACTTCCCTCCTCGTGTGGAGCGCTTGGTTCAGTCCGTAAAGGCGCTGTGCAACTCGCTGGCAGCCGTCGAGACCCCCGACATTACCAATGCTCTGAGTCTGCTGCCCGCCTGCCCCTGCCGCCTGCAGCCCCGGGTCCAGAAG GATGTGGCGGTGCTGGCTCAGAGAGCGAATCGAG AGAGGGTGGTGGAGTCTCTGACGGCTTCTATCCTGGACCTGGTACAGCTGTACTGCGCCACCTTCAATGCCAACTTCTACACGGCCGTCCAGAGCAGCCGACTGACCGCGCCCACGCAGGAGGCGGGGCTAATCAGCAGCCCACTGTCCTTCAACATCTACGCAGCGCACCGCATCCCTGTCACATGGGCTGCCAG TTACGAAGGTTTCCACCTGTCATGCTCGCTGAGTCACGGAGGTGTGGAACTCTGCAGCCCTCAATACACCAGCAAGCAGGTCGTCAGCAAGTACCTTTTCCACCTGGTGGTGTGGGACCAGAG GATCTGCTTCCCCGTGCAAATAAACAGGTTGCCGAGGGAGACGCAGCTGACGGTTACCCTTTACGCCATGCCCCTGCCACCACCGGGGGGCGCTGAGGAGAAAAACAAGCAGCGGCGCAGCGCAGAAGCCTTGGGCTGGGTCACCATGCCACTCTTCAACTTCCGACA TGTTCTGGCATGTGGGAGGAAGCTGCTGGGACTGTGGCCTTCAACCCCAGAGAGCAGGAACACTCGATCCAGCACCCCCAACTTCAGCCAGCCAGACAGCGTCATCCTGCAG GTGGATTTCCCCTCGTCCTCTTTTGAGGTGCGCTTCACCACCCCCCAGCCCGCTGAATTCAGCCCCCAGTACGAGTTCAGCCGTCTGGACCGGGACAGCCAGAGACAGCTGCAGGACGTCCTGCACAAGAAGTCCCTTTTCTG GCTTACTCAGGAGGACAGGAAGCTGCTGTGGGAGAAGCGCTATTTCTGCCACGCTGAAAGCGGCTGCCTACCCCTGGTGCTCGCTAGTGCCTCCAGCTGGGAGTGGGCTTGTCTGCCTGACATCTACGCGCTGCTGAAGCAATGGGCCTGCATGAACCACCTGGACTCTCTGGGGCTGCTGCACGCTAC GTTCCCAGATCAGGAGCTGCGGCGCACAGCGGTCCAGTGGATGGACTCCATCTCGGACCCCGAGCTGCTCGACTTTTTACCCCAGTTGGTGCAG GCCCTGAAGTACGAGTGCTATCTGGACAGCCCTCTGGTGAGATTCCTGCTGCGGAGAGCCATCGGGGACATTCGCATTGCACACTATCTGTTCTG gctgcTGAAGGACGCCCTCCAGGACTCCCAGTTCAGTGTGCGTTACCAGTACCTGCTGGCGGCTCTGCTGTGCTGCTCTGGGAGGGGGCTTCGAGATGAGTTTGACCGGCAGTGCTGGTTTGTCGGCATCCTGGCCAAGGTAGCGCAGCGTGTGCGAGAGGCCTCTCCATCCTCCCGACAG GTGATTCTGCGTGAGGGTTTGGACGAGGTGGGGCAGTTCTTCACAGTCAACAGCACCTGCCGCCTCCCTCTCAACCCCAGCCTGCTGGTCAAGGGCATCAACATCCCG GCCTGCTCCTACTTCAACTCCAACGCCGTTCCTCTGAAGCTGTCCTTCCTCAACGTGGACCCGCTGGGCGACAACATCAACGTAATCTTCAAG TCAGGGGATGATCTTCGCCAGGACATGCTGACCCTGCAGATGATTCGCATCATGAACAAGATCTGGGTGCAGGAGGGGCTGGACATGAGGATGGTCATATTCCGCTGCTTCTCCACTGGCCGCGGACGAG gaATGGTGGAGATGATCCCGAACGCAGAGACGCTGCGGAAGATCCAGGTGGAACACGGAGTGACTGGCTCATTTAAGGATCGCCCGCTGGCTGACTGGCTGCAGAAACACAACCCCAACGAGGACGAGTACGAGAAG GCTGTGGAGAACTTCATCTACTCATGCGCAGGCTGTTGCGTGGCCACCTACATCCTGGGGATCTGCGACCGGCACAATGACAACATCATGCTGAAGACCAGCGGGCACATGTTCCACATCGACTTCGGCAAGTTCCTCGGCCACGCGCAGATGTTCGGCAACATCAAACG GGACCGGGCCCCCTTCGTGTTCACCTCGGACATGGCGTACGTGATCAACGGGGGAGACAAGCCGTCCAGCCGCTTTCACGACTTTGTGGACCTGTGCTGCGAGGCCTACAACCTGATCCGCAAGCACACACACCTCTTCCTAAACCTGCTGGGGCTG ATGCTATCCTGTGGTATCCCTGAGCTGTCCGATCTCCAGGACCTCAAGTATGTGTACGACGCCCTGCGCCCGCACGAGTCTGAGGCAGATGCTACCAT GTTGATTGAGTCGAGTCTGGGCAGCGTGGCTACAAAGCTCAACTTCTTCATCCACAACCTGGCGCAGATGAAGTTCGCCTCCGCGGAGGAGCAGCCCGTTCTGTCCTTTGCCCCGCGGGTTCACAGCCTGAAGAGTGACGGGCTCATCCACAACCTGTACGTGTGCCGATACCAGAGAACGTACAGCCCCAGCAAAGGATAT ACTTACGTTGTGAAAGTGGAGCGCGACGGCCAGCAGGAGGCAGCGTTTGTGCAGCGGGGCTTTGAGGAGTTTCACGAGCTGCACAGCAAACTAAGGCTCCTCTTCCCCTCCTCCAAACTGCCCAG CTTCCCGAGCCGGTTTGTTATCGGGCGATCGCGCGGGGAGGCGATGGCAGAGAGGCGCAAGGAGGAGCTGAACGGATACGTCTGGCACCTGATGCACGCAGCGCCCGAGGTGGCACAG TGTGACCTCGTCTACACTTTCTTCCACCCCCTCCCTCGAGATGACAGGCAGGGAACAGTAGTCAACGCCCTGCTGCCCAAACCAGCCG AGGTATTGTGGACGCCCCCTGCAGGTCGGGTGGTTGGGGAGGTGAAGCTCTCCATTTCCTATAAGAACGACAAGCTCTTTATCATGGTGATGCACATCCGTGGGCTG CAGCCCCTCCAGGACGGAACAGACCCTGACCCATATGTCAAGCTCTACCTCCTGCCTGACCCCCAGAAAACCAGCAAGAGGAAGACCAAGGGGGGCCGGCGCACCTGCAACCCCACCTACAATGAGATG CTGGTCTATGATGGTATCCCACGTGGGGACTTGCAGCAGAGAGTCATCCACCTGCGGGTGCTGAGCGAGGGGGCGTTCTGGGAGAACACGCTGCTGGGGGAGACCTTCATCGCCCTCCGAGACCTCGACCCCAGCAACAGGAAGGTGGGCTGGTACCAGCTGGGCACGGTCGGGCACGACACAGTCCGGTAG
- the LOC121299960 gene encoding protein phosphatase 1 regulatory subunit 15B-like gives MISRPYFSFLQRYLPGRHQTQSQSSSGAGWIGEDFFKQSLACEQMFLARLEEDCMQTEHSPPVGLLNYQYGSNYCNGGSQEPFSLQSTGTSLDWFTKDGLGVMGIHGARDTDVYSKDPVPTNAYAARHYLNQVFVNVMSAQDAKSGYEMSKKGQIFERDNPTWVSSGAATAGQVKRSWWEHLWGTGYNSTAGIGAHGAELSGRSGPVQQSKEKDSTGFQKQLQPSHIAIVSMPPVHIVPSEGDPLCTENAGYQFHKVPPPDNASSQTTLPELLLAEKLLLAFGRPCACAAVTATATFSTEAVVLTPDQDNGYSSWEEEHFGSKSHKMEACCTSQVSSEAVRTEQQSCAEVGETLICVNNGNLGPEGEMEQRDIGGATLAWDDSNVEARIEVASQSLPVLTSPQCQNKTIAFIMGAPCSEESESESESDLDWDSDDDDDDDGFSSEGSSDFSESEEEEGGTEEAEKEMLWNLFSQSRDPYNPQNFTAAIQTVKPRAPFEEDVTATSTEEEVTDAECSPGSQSPWDSEDDHSSCDEAESLKLWNSFSCRGDPYSPLNFMVPISTKQVREQCSVPSSSNQKAGKRAPSPCMQMEEAEERLDSGFSETFHIEQAQKSSNRCGKQKKVMFVDEVEEFYASCDEDRCGPWEELARDRCRFLRRVQETEDAVGCCLAPAHRQKVFERLYEKC, from the exons ATGATTTCAAGGCCGTATTTCTCCTTCTTGCAAAGATACCTACCCGGGCGGCATCAGACACAGAGCCAGTCCAGCAGCGGGGCTGGGTGGATCGGCGAGGACTTTTTTAAGCAAAGCCTAGCATGCGAGCAGATGTTTCTAGCCCGGCTTGAAGAGGATTGTATGCAGACGGAGCACAGTCCTCCTGTCGGCTTGTTAAATTATCAATATGGTAGCAACTACTGTAACGGCGGCAGCCAGGAACCATTTTCTCTCCAGTCAACCGGCACGTCTCTCGACTGGTTTACCAAGGACGGCCTCGGAGTAATGGGGATACACGGAGCCAGAGATACAGACGTGTATTCAAAAGACCCGGTCCCTACGAATGCATATGCAGCGAGGCAttatttaaatcaggtttttgTCAACGTTATGTCGGCACAGGACGCCAAGAGCGGCTATGAGATGAGCAAGAAAGGTCAGATTTTTGAAAGGGACAATCCGACATGGGTTTCGTCAGGTGCAGCGACGGCAGGGCAGGTAAAACGAAGCTGGTGGGAACATCTTTGGGGAACTGGTTATAACAGTACTGCTGGTATTGGTGCACACGGAGCGGAGCTTTCGGGTAGATCCGGACCAGTGCAACAGAGTAAAGAAAAGGACAGTACAGGGTTTCAAAAGCAGCTGCAGCCGAGTCATATAGCCATTGTTTCAATGCCTCCGGTTCACATTGTGCCAAGTGAAGGGGATCCTTTGTGTACGGAAAACGCTGGATATCAGTTTCACAAAGTGCCCCCTCCTGACAATGCAAGCTCACAAACGACCTTACCGGAACTACTTCTCGCTGAAAAGCTCCTGTTAGCGTTTGGGAGGCCCTGTGCTTGTGCGGCTGTTACAGCCACTGCCACATTCAGCACTGAGGCCGTAGTGCTGACCCCAGACCAGGACAATGGGTACTCCAGCTGGGAGGAGGAGCATTTCGGCTCCAAAAGCCACAAAATGGAGGCTTGTTGTACAAGCCAGGTCTCCTCTGAGGCTGTCAGGACTGAGCAGCAGAGCTGTGCGGAGGTGGGGGAGACCCTCATTTGTGTGAACAATGGCAATCTGGGCCCCGAAGGGGAGATGGAACAGAGGGATATAGGAGGTGCCACTCTGGCCTGGGATGACTCAAATGTGGAAGCACGCATTGAGGTCGCCAGTCAAAGCCTGCCTGTTCTCACCAGCCCCCAGTGCCAGAACAAGACCATTGCGTTTATCATGGGCGCCCCCTGCAGTGAGGAGAGCGAGAGTGAGTCAGAATCAGACCTGGACTGGGATagtgacgatgatgatgatgatgatgggttCAGTAGTGAGGGGTCGTCTGACTTTTCCGAATCAGAGGAGGAAGAGGGTGGGACAGAGGAAGCAGAAAAAGAAATGCTCTGGAATTTGTTTAGTCAAAGCAGGGATCCCTACAACCCCCAAAACTTTACAGCAGCAATCCAGACTGTTAAACCCAGAGCTCCCTTTGAGGAAGATGTAACTGCTACTTCTACAGAGGAGGAAGTGACAGATGCAGAGTGCTCCCCAGGGTCTCAAAGCCCATGGGATTCTGAGGATGATCACAGCAGTTGTGATGAAGCAGAGAGTCTCAAACTATGGAATTCCTTCAGCTGCAGAGGGGACCCCTATAGCCCCCTGAATTTCATGGTTCCCATCAGTACTAAACAGGTAAGGGAGCAGTGTAGCGTCCCCTCGAGCAGCAATCAAAAAGCGGGCAAGAGAGCTCCTTCACCCTGCATGCAGATGGAGGAGGCAGAGGAAAGACTGGACAGCGGCTTCTCCGAGACCTTCCACATTGAACAAGCGCAGAAGTCGAGCAACAGATGTGGCAAGCAAAAAAAG GTGATGTTTGTGGACGAGGTAGAGGAGTTCTATGCCAGCTGTGATGAAGATCGCTGTGGCCCCTGGGAAGAATTGGCCCGCGACCGTTGCCGCTTTCTGAGGCGGGTCCAGGAAACAGAAGACGCAGTTGGATGCTGCCTTGCGCCAGCCCACCGGCAGAAGGTCTTTGAAAGACTGTATGAGAAATGCTGa